Part of the Bacillus rossius redtenbacheri isolate Brsri chromosome 9 unlocalized genomic scaffold, Brsri_v3 Brsri_v3_scf9_2, whole genome shotgun sequence genome is shown below.
gggtacattggtgagttcgccagtgcctatctggacgacgttatcatctggtccaggacgtggggggaacacgcgcaccatctggcattggtgctagaacgtatggccagacacggactgacgtgcgccccaaagaaatgccacattggggccacggaaatagagttcctaggacacatagtgacggcggaggggtgccgcccccgacctgagcagttggagctaatagagggaaagggggcaccgaagaccaggaagcagctccagaagctgctggggctgctcaactggctgcggtccttcgtccccgacttcgccacggtgacggccccgatgacggacctactgtcgccgaagactaagttccggtggacccccgccgcggacgaggccttgcgacaggtgaagcgccggttcaggaactgtcacacgctctcacgcctggtgcccagccgccccatcttcatccagacggatgcgagtcaggaggggatgggggcggtgttgtaccagatggatgaccggggcgagaggcgcgtgatcgagtacgccagcgccaagtttgggcaggctgagcggaagtatcacgtgaatgagcaagagtgccttgcggtggtctgggccctacagaggtaccgtcaccacgtcgagggccgctcattcacgctgagaaccgacagccaatgcctccgctggttggactccgctcagggccggaagtctaagttcactcggtgggccatgctgatccaggaattctcgttcacggtcgagcacattcctggacgtgaaaatcagttggccgacgagttgtcccggaatccggaccctgagaatgagttccacgacgaccagggctgggaggaagtgctcctccctgagcgtgagcgcggggtagaggactcggtgccgcgaccgtgcgcgttgtacgcgctgacaagccccactgctcctgcacctgacgcgcgacccgagactatgactgacctgctggcgtgggtccacgcggcgcaactccgggaccccgacacccggacccgactgacagagtgtggggagggggtgataccgggctgccggagcctgaacggggtgctccagaccaggggggctcacaggtcgagcgggtggcggacccacgtgccgcccgaggccaggcgctgggtcctgagctacctgcatgaccaccccctggcgggacacccgggcgcggagcagacgctgcgtgaggtcagacggacgttccgctggcctggcgacgcggcagaagtaagacgctacgtgcgggcctgcctgcgttgccaggagcggaagtccaggcgacccgacggcaaggagcagcaggtcccacgacggccccggaatcccttccacactgtggcggtggatattatggggccgtatcctcgcacgtcccgtggtcggcgattcattgttgtggtcacggatgtcttcacccgctgggcggaggcgttcgcagtaccaaacgtgaaggccggcaccgtgattgccctgctcgagcgcgagttcttcccgcgatacgggtaccccgcggtcctgctgacggacaacggggtgcagttcacggggagaagctggcgagtgtcctgcgcgggttggggggtggagcatcacacgacgcccacctaccatccgcgcgcgaatccgaccgaaaggcggaatcaggacattaaaactcagctgcgcatccggttggacgaggaccacaccaagtgggacctgcacctgccgacgctgctgttttgcctgcgccgtcggacgaacgcggtcacgggccattcccccgctgaactggtgcagggccggaacctcgccctgcccggggaagcgcgcgcaacccccgacttgcacaacatgaccacggacgatctgcgcgaagacgcccgacgtcgccaagctgactacctgactagacgtacgccgcagacgcaccagcccccagcacgactagagcctggccagcaggtgtttgttaagtgtcatcacctgtcggctggcgagcggggcttttgcgccagtctggctcctaagtgggcggggccacaggagatcgtagacagactgggcaccacctcgtacctcgtgcgtcgcgccgacggacggacaactaaggtgcacagggacgacattcgactgataggcgacccgcacgacgagtacgaccacgacgacagcggaccagtggacggtgacgaggccgaggatgacgtcaccgaaggtgtactggccgacctcggcgcccctgtggtggtaccgccggagccggacctgggacgtcgacggggacacgcccaccccaggtcactgcggggggttggcaggaacgttgacagggacgacgacacacgggacgggaccgatgacaacgtcgcagtaggagtcctggtcgacctcgatgaccccgtggtgacgccaccggagccggatcagggacgtcgacggggacacgcccaccccaggtcactgcggggggtgggcaggaacgttgacagggacgacgacacacgggacaggaccgatgacaacgtcgcagtaggggtcctggtcgacctcggtgaccccgtggtgacgccaccggagccggatcagggacgtcgacggggacacgcccaccccaggtcactgcggggggtgggcaggaacgttgacagggacgacgacacacgggacaggaccgatgacaacgtcgcagtaggagtcctggtcgacctcggtgaccccgtggtgacgccaccggagccggatcagggacgtcgacgaggacacgcccaccccaagtcactgcggggggttggcaggaacgttgacagggacgacgacacctggggcacgacacatggacgggcccccacgacgacaccgactcagcctcctacggggggacagcaaaaggggaacggtggttggcaactggcaagagggggcggggaacggacgcccgtcagaaggggcggaaggggtccgcgtggcgcaagcatggcagagctggagcgctttgtggaccgggtgctcccgcctgatgacgtcagcgcctacgccaacgacactgatggaccgctcatcgaggacgtaacacatgacaacactgctcagggcgacctggtcgacctgagtgaaccagtggtgacgttgccggagcctacccagagacgtggacggaggtacgtccactcctgggaacggcgggtgacggggacggacgtgagcaaggacgtgacagacggggtaacggtccggctcctcagtggggagggcgatgtcgacagggcccagcaggtggtcctggacttgccttctggggagccgaggatgaccgctcacgcggggaggggaccggcgttccgccggtccacgcgtgagaagacggccccccactacctccgggactacgagtgggggagtcagcgcaaaccccgcgacgtaagacaaacgaccgacggggggttacgctgcagcgtgatgcagctcctgccccagtttgcccgacccggacggaatgacgtgacgagctccgacgaccagacaagtggccggacgcggacgcggctgccggtctaggtcggcgtcgggggccaggacggcctcgggagagggggggcatatgacgacagtcgtcgtaccctcccagagacagaggccgtacctggccaccgacgcgggcctgagggggcctgttttcccccccagtgaaccccagtgtgtgcgacggccagggacgcacccgcgtgcgccctagcatgccaacgagtgttttttctatgtgactttatcttttatttcagtgtgtatatatttgtaaacgattaagggatttgaatgtgtgtaattaacttattttatttattattcattgtgcaagttcgctgtgtaattaatgtctcgtgtatgtctttgtaaataattcaataactttttctgaagtgtttcgccgtagtatgtaattgcagcctggcgcgccgcgggacggagctctctcccacgccggccgattttcccctccctccccgccacccgcgggcgccggcccgcgggcgagcggggagaggcagtcgcgtcctggtctcgagcggagacagacgtgttcgttgctccgcgagccgcgcacgttgcgctcgggattgaacgttcgctcagtccgcagtcggtcacggcagctgagctgccaccgcgaatcagcttagcattgttaacttacgagtcatcgggagacgtgtctagcgggcagttcctacaacgcgaacgtggtgctacgagtctctgaacttttcgctgtccacggaacattacgtaacgggccgcgtatgtacagcgttccgtcttcgggccctttctcactgggtcagcctagcattaataaactttacgattcgcgccgaaacgtatttgagaaccgccccgtcatcagggagtccgtgtcgccgtggtagggcacttgttccgcgacggttccgccaggctgcggcaggactttataagcgttaataaaagacggctcgtgaaattcgttaatgccgtgttctgcttgcgacaacctaccaacattcctcgcaatcacttcactctccctccaggtcccgcctttcccggtcccggccacgttggcctggacccacacctctccgacgagggcagtacgggcataacaggacatttatttcaacgggaaaacggggacctgaagccgagggacgtcagtatATTGACAGTTTTATTGCAGTTGTTTttatttccagaaaataaatataattttaagggCTAATGCCTTCACAagggaaactatttgtagtatCGAATCATTATAAACTTAAGTCAACAAATGTATTATGATATaatactgacgtcgacccaagtgtctcctcggctccttcaggccgttatgcctcgccagcgccatctcttgagtgtgttgtgcgacgcaagtgacggTGATGTGCGACGTTTGTTTTCTTTACAggattttacatattatttattgtaaatatatttttgttttacgtttttgtacatatatttgcttatattaaatttaattaattttgtattgaagggttttgtattttgtaagtttAAATTGTTCACCTggcgccaaggccgcggcttccgcctgtgaccaatcagcgtgttccgcgggctcgtggAGAAGGGGGGAAGATGCGGGCGCTGAGACGCGGCAGGGGAGTGGGAGTCAGTCGTCGCCAGGACTCGGCAGACAGCGGTCACGCGAGTGTCATCGATCTGCCCTAGCGGgaggcagtcgtggacccggcacgagaggcgacggacgtcttggtgacgccgctccgggacggtgagacaAGCGGGCGCGGTATTAGCACAGGTTCTAGACTTTTGCCGTGCGGAGATGTTTTCTCAACTTTTCAGTCGAGCTTGTTGATTTGCAGTCGCGAGTTTTCCTTTTATTATTCGCACACGCGTGTTCTGCTTTCAATTCGGGCGAGTCGCGATTCATTTTTTCAAACTGGTCATTCGCAGTCATaggttctgtgttttttttcatttctttctggccagtgcggagtacagtcagacagacatcctatcacacgcgggtcataagaattatattccttaccatgggagtgatagtcatcacgggcgggaagtcccgtaattttcttaaccagaacagtgcgcggaaccgggtttcgacccaccttgaaatagtcacaggcggaaacgtggcagccccatgtaaagtgttcggaTTCTTGagcataaaggaccatcaaactttattagagttgttctcatttaatctctggagactaagttcctcggccacgcggcctgaaccccctctctaccgaaccctgagtagccggcagtacagcagcattgtcaggaactagtcgaccagaccACGAAATGTGGCGCCCTAACTAGTGTGGCCTAGCCAAAATATGTTTTCGAACATTGTCTATGTTAAAAGACTACGCATGCGGAACATTGAACAGTGGCAAAAGTCGTAGTGCGCGGGACATTGGACATAGTTTTTCGGACATTGTGTGCGGGGCGAGACGAGACGCGGAGACAGTCGTGAGACGTGGGAGCAGCTGCGCAGGAAACGGGCGCGACACAGCGGCGCGGGAGCGAGATAACGCGGGGCGTCTCACGCTGGCATCGTATTTCGCGCGGCGGAGCAGCGCGGCTTATCGCTGGCCGCGCGGATCAGGTATCTCACGATGGTAAGAGATCGCCGACCTGGGGGAGGTAAAGTCGCGGGAAGATACGAGATAAGGCGGAGATTGAATACGCCGGGAAGATGAGTAACGGATAATGGCAGATAACTACGAGCAGGGCGAGTGGTGTGGATGACGAGACAAGACGTGCACGAGTCGAGAGTGGAACGGGAACCTGCTGGCGCCTGAGCAAAGCGCCTCTAGACGTTACTGAGATTGAGCGATCGCGACTACGACACAGAGGCTACACGTCGTGACAATCATGAACGACTTGCAGGAAGCATATGAGTCATGGGCCGACACAGACTTTCCAGAGTCAGGCGAGAGTTGCGAGCACTTTGACGAAATGCGGTGCCCAttcatgccccggcgggacacCTGATGGGTGGTTCTGCGAGGAGTGCGGGAATCTGAGGCATGAGGAATGTTTACATCCGATCGCTCGAGAAGAGGCGTGGATGTTTGGCTTTTCATGTGAACCGTGCCGAATGATGCTGTACTGTGCGGACGCCGACACGTTGCCATTGCGTGAGTCGACAGTTCAACAGACGCCGCCGAAACAGACGCCACCACACCAGACGCCGCCGCAACAGCCGCCACAACAGACGCCGCCGCCACCACACCAGACGCTGCCGAAACAGATGCCACCACACCAGATTCCGCCGAAACAGACACCACCACACCAGAAACCGCCGCAACAGATGCCGCCGCCACCACACCAGACGCCGCCGAAACAGACGCCACCACACCAGATGCCGCCGAAACAGACGCCACCACACCAGATGCCGCCGAAACAGACACCACCACACCAGACGCCGCCGCAACAGATGCCGCCACCACCACACCAGACGCCGCCTCAACTGACGCCGCCACAACAGACGCTGCCACAACACCAGATGCCGCTGCAACAGACGCCGCCACAACAGTTGCCGCCACCACACCAGACGCCACCGCAACAGATGCTACCACACCAGATGCCGCCGCCAGATTCCGCCGCCACCACACCAGACGCCGCCGCAACAGACGCCGCCACAACACCAGACGCCGTTGCAACAGACGCCGCCACAACAGATGCCGCCACCACACCAGACGCCGCCGCAACAGACGCTACCACACCAGACGCTGCCGCAACAGACGCTACCACACCAGACGCCGCCGCAACAGACGCTACCACACCAGAAACCGCCGCAACAGATGCCGCCGCCACCACACCAGATGCCGCCACAACAGATGCTACCACACCAGACGCCGCCGAAACAGACGCCACCACACCAGATACCGCCGAAACAGACGCCACCACACCAGATGCCGCCGAAACAGACACCACCACACCAGATGCCGCCGCCACCACACCAGACGCCGCCTCAACAGATGCCACCACAACAGATGCCCCCACAACACCAGACGCCGCTGCAACAGACGCCACCACAACAGACGCTGCCACCACACCAGACGCCACCGCAACAGATGCTACCACACCAGACGCCGCCGCAACAGATTCCGCCGCCACCACACCAGACGCCGCCGCAACAGACGCCGCCACAACAGACGCCGCCACAACACCAGATGCCGCTGCAACAGACGCCGCCACAACATACACCGCCACCACACCAGACGCCGCCGCAACAGACGCTACCACACCAGATGCCGCCGCAACAGCCGCCACACCAGACGCCGCCGCCACCACACCAGACGCCGCCGAAACAGACGCCACCACACCAGATGCCGCCGAAACAGACACCACCACACCAGATGCCGCCGCAACAGATGCCGCCGCCACCACACCAGACGCTGCCGCAACAGACGCCGCCACAACAGACGCCGCCACAACAGACTGCGCCACCACACCAGACGCCGCCGCAACAGATGCCACCACATCAGACGCCGCCGCAACAGCCGCCACAACAGATGCTGCCACTCCAGACGCCGCCTCCGACGTCGCCGCCCCCAGCTGACCAGTGGATTGCTGGTGCGATGCCGGGCAGCATCGTCAGCGAGACAACGCACTTCAAGACTGCTGATGCAACGCCATTGCATGTCGCGGCCGAGATGCCGACCCCGATGCCAACCGAGATGCCGCTGCCACCGCCTGCTGGGAAAGCTACCGGTGCGGTGCTGCGTCTCACCTGGACAACATTACCGTGTTTTCCGGACAGCCTACAGGTAGCCGAAGCAGTCACATACCATGACTTGACCATCATGCCGCCGTCACCATGGCAATAGGAGCGGCCCATGAAGGTGCTGCGCCACCGCCCACCACGGAGAGTGCGCCACTGCCGCACGCCACACACGCCAATGAAGGCGCAGACACACCACCGCCACCTGCCACGCGCACCACCTGGGGCATGCCGCCACCTGACGCAGAAGGCGCCGACACACCACCGCCACCTGCCACGCGCACCACCTGGGGCACGACGCCGCCTGCCACACGCACCACCTGGGGCATGCCGCCGCCTGATGCAGAAGGCGCGACACACCACTGCCACCTGCCACATGCACCGACTGGGGCATGCCGCCGCCTGATGCAGAAGGCACCGACACACCACCACCACCTGCCACGCGCACCACCTGGGGCACGACGCCGCCTGACGCAGAAGGCACCACCACACAACTGCCGCCGCCGCCCTCCGCAGCCGCCCCCATGGCAGCAGGTATGGTCAGCATGGACACCACGACAACGCCGGACACACCAGGTCAGTGTTCCAGTACAGCGACCCAATGTATCACGTCCATGCGAGTAAATGAGTGGCGCTGccggacataacggcctcgtcggagagggggcatttgacgtcgacccaagtgtctccccggctccttcaggccgttatgcctcgccagcgccatctcttgagtgtgtTGTGCGATGCAAGTGACGGTGACGTGCGACGTTTGTTTTCTTTACAggattttacatattatttattgtaaatatatttttgttttacgtttttgtacatatttttgcttatattttattttacctaattttgtattgaagggttttgtattttgtaagtttAAATTGTTCACCTggcgccaaggccgcggctttcgcctgtgaccaatcagcgtgttccgcgggctcgtggAGAAGGGGGGAAGATGCGGGCGCTGAGACGCGGCAGGGGAGTGGGAGTCAGTCGTCGCCAGGACTCGGCAGACAGCGGTCACGCGAGTGTCATCGCTCTGCCCTAGCGGgaggcagtcgtggacccggcacgagaggcgacggacgtcttggtgacgccgctccgggacggtgagacaAGCGGGCGCGGTATTAGCACAGGTTCTAGACTTTTGCCGTGCGGAGATGTTTTCTCAACTTTTCAGTCGAGCTTGTTGATTTGCAGTCGCGAGTTTTCCTTTTATTATTCGCACACGCGTGTTCTGCTTTCAATTCGGGCGAGTCGcgattaattttttcaaactggTTATTCGCAGTCATaggttctgtgtttttttttcatttctttctggccagtgcggagtacagtcagacagacatcctatcacacgcgggtcataagaattatattccttaccgtgggagtgatagtcatcacgggcgggaagtcccgtaattttcttaaccagaacagtgcgcggaaccgggtttcgacccaccttgaaatagtcacaggcggaaacgtggcagccccatgtaaagtgttcggaTTCTTGagcataaaggaccatcaaactttattagagttgttctcatttaatctctggagactaagttcctcggccacgcggcctgaaccccctctctaccgaaccctgagtagccggcagtacagcagcattgtcaggaactagtcgaccagaccac
Proteins encoded:
- the LOC134542904 gene encoding proteoglycan 4-like translates to MMLYCADADTLPLRESTVQQTPPKQTPPHQTPPQQPPQQTPPPPHQTLPKQMPPHQIPPKQTPPHQKPPQQMPPPPHQTPPKQTPPHQMPPKQTPPHQMPPKQTPPHQTPPQQMPPPPHQTPPQLTPPQQTLPQHQMPLQQTPPQQLPPPHQTPPQQMLPHQMPPPDSAATTPDAAATDAATTPDAVATDAATTDAATTPDAAATDATTPDAAATDATTPDAAATDATTPETAATDAAATTPDAATTDATTPDAAETDATTPDTAETDATTPDAAETDTTTPDAAATTPDAASTDATTTDAPTTPDAAATDATTTDAATTPDATATDATTPDAAATDSAATTPDAAATDAATTDAATTPDAAATDAATTYTATTPDAAATDATTPDAAATAATPDAAATTPDAAETDATTPDAAETDTTTPDAAATDAAATTPDAAATDAATTDAATTDCATTPDAAATDATTSDAAATAATTDAATPDAASDVAAPS